From a region of the Calditrichota bacterium genome:
- the dnaN gene encoding DNA polymerase III subunit beta — protein sequence MRFSFSQSVISRGLQKVMGAVSSKVPIPSLSNVHLRIEDHKLHITATDLEVTVTASVELVESDGTGAVLVQAKRLQELINALPDMVLEMEVTDNFKVSLKGEGLGHYQIPGGNPLDFPELPTVDAGLNLKMSGTTLKRMVGKTIFAVSKDDMRPVLTGLLLQVKGSEVRMVATDGHRLSKISRFDANITGEPRDEVIPMKALNLLTRSLDDDDEVSIGLAQTRAVFHTDGQRLITRLIDGNYPKYEQVIPTSQPSQLRIRTGEWMSAVRRTSIFASSISHQVKLDIKAGELKIEASDPEYGGHAEEHVPCNFVGEDLEIAYNSQYLSDCLRQIDTEDTEVGLSNSNDAAIIKPTHQATDEEFLMLLMPIRLR from the coding sequence ATGAGGTTCTCTTTTTCCCAGTCGGTCATTTCGCGGGGTCTTCAGAAGGTGATGGGCGCAGTATCGTCCAAGGTGCCGATACCGTCGCTTTCCAATGTCCACCTTCGAATCGAAGATCATAAACTTCATATTACTGCGACGGACCTTGAGGTTACGGTCACGGCCAGTGTGGAACTGGTCGAAAGCGACGGGACCGGAGCCGTTCTGGTTCAAGCCAAGCGGCTGCAGGAGTTGATCAACGCCCTGCCCGATATGGTGCTGGAGATGGAGGTCACAGATAACTTCAAGGTCTCGCTCAAGGGCGAGGGATTGGGTCATTATCAGATCCCCGGCGGCAACCCGCTTGACTTTCCTGAACTGCCAACCGTCGATGCCGGTCTGAATCTGAAGATGTCAGGGACAACACTCAAGCGCATGGTCGGCAAGACGATCTTTGCCGTATCCAAGGACGATATGCGTCCGGTCTTGACGGGTCTGCTCCTGCAGGTGAAAGGCTCGGAGGTACGGATGGTGGCGACCGATGGGCACCGGCTGTCGAAGATATCGCGGTTCGATGCGAACATCACCGGGGAGCCGCGGGATGAGGTGATCCCGATGAAGGCGTTGAACCTGCTAACCCGCAGCCTCGACGACGATGATGAGGTCTCTATCGGCCTGGCGCAGACGCGCGCGGTCTTTCATACCGACGGGCAGCGGCTCATTACCCGGCTCATCGATGGCAACTATCCAAAGTATGAGCAGGTCATACCAACCAGTCAGCCTTCGCAGTTGCGCATCCGGACGGGGGAGTGGATGTCGGCGGTGCGGCGGACATCGATCTTCGCCAGCAGCATCTCGCATCAGGTGAAACTTGATATCAAAGCCGGTGAACTAAAGATCGAGGCGAGTGACCCGGAGTATGGCGGTCACGCTGAGGAGCACGTCCCCTGCAACTTCGTCGGCGAAGATCTCGAGATTGCCTACAACTCGCAGTATCTGAGCGATTGCCTGCGCCAGATCGACACTGAGGATACCGAAGTCGGACTCAGCAATTCGAACGACGCCGCGATCATCAAGCCGACCCATCAGGCGACGGACGAAGAGTTCCTGATGCTGCTGATGCCGATTCGATTGAGATAG
- the dnaA gene encoding chromosomal replication initiator protein DnaA — translation MTEPAPAGAEYLEVWEQIVERLKAALPHSAYATWFRPVKALGFDGSNLTLGVGSRFHREWIEAHYRQPLVDAVGAVLGSDIRIVFQIVGLDQKSIVSVEPPVPLVTTAVSTNGSGPSHAVQERFESNLNNAFTFANYVEGDCNRFARAAAVACSEQPGKTPFNPLMIYGGPGLGKTHLLQAIGNYIMENRTARKVVYTTSEQFTNGFVEALKSGKVDAFSKSHRRVDVLLIDDVQFLMAKEKTQEEFFHTFNALHHAGKQLVFSSDRPPRDLTGFDERLVSRLQWGLVTEITAPEYETRMAILMQRAEQEGIALPEDVAHFLALNVTDNIRSLQGALIHMLAQSSLLGRVISVDLARQVMRNFATHIETTISIERIQQIVADTYDMSSDLLRSKTRRRDIAEARMVAMFLATEYTRHTLKAIGLHFGGRDHATIIHARETINERCKEDKQMMAQIEELRRRIEMASL, via the coding sequence ATGACTGAGCCGGCACCGGCGGGGGCCGAATACCTCGAGGTCTGGGAGCAGATCGTCGAGCGACTCAAGGCAGCCCTGCCTCACAGTGCCTATGCGACTTGGTTCCGGCCGGTTAAAGCCCTGGGATTTGACGGCTCGAATCTGACCTTGGGTGTCGGTTCACGGTTTCACCGCGAGTGGATTGAGGCTCACTACCGGCAACCGCTCGTCGATGCGGTCGGCGCTGTGCTAGGGAGTGACATCCGAATCGTCTTCCAGATCGTCGGACTGGATCAAAAGAGTATCGTATCGGTTGAGCCGCCTGTGCCCTTGGTGACGACTGCCGTATCTACTAACGGCAGCGGACCGTCGCACGCGGTGCAGGAGCGGTTCGAGAGCAACCTCAACAACGCTTTTACTTTTGCAAACTACGTTGAGGGCGATTGTAACCGCTTCGCCCGGGCGGCGGCGGTTGCCTGCTCGGAACAGCCCGGCAAGACGCCCTTCAACCCTTTGATGATCTACGGCGGCCCGGGGCTCGGCAAGACCCATCTTTTGCAGGCTATCGGTAACTATATTATGGAGAACCGCACCGCGCGCAAGGTTGTTTATACGACCAGCGAGCAGTTCACCAACGGGTTCGTCGAGGCACTCAAGTCGGGCAAGGTCGATGCATTTAGCAAGTCGCACCGGAGGGTCGATGTGCTGTTGATCGACGATGTTCAATTTCTGATGGCAAAGGAGAAGACCCAGGAGGAGTTCTTTCACACCTTTAACGCGCTTCATCACGCCGGCAAGCAACTGGTCTTCTCCTCAGACCGGCCGCCGCGGGATCTGACCGGTTTCGATGAGCGCCTGGTAAGCCGCCTTCAGTGGGGCCTGGTCACCGAGATTACCGCTCCCGAATATGAAACGCGGATGGCGATCCTCATGCAGCGAGCGGAACAGGAGGGCATTGCGCTGCCGGAGGATGTTGCGCACTTCCTGGCGCTCAATGTCACCGATAACATCCGCAGTCTTCAAGGTGCGCTTATTCACATGCTGGCTCAATCCTCGCTTCTGGGAAGGGTCATTTCAGTCGATTTGGCACGGCAGGTGATGCGTAACTTTGCCACCCATATCGAAACGACCATATCTATTGAGCGCATTCAACAGATCGTGGCCGATACTTACGACATGAGCAGCGATCTGCTTCGTTCCAAGACCCGCCGCCGGGATATCGCCGAAGCCCGAATGGTTGCGATGTTCCTGGCGACAGAATATACCCGCCATACTTTGAAGGCTATAGGACTACACTTTGGCGGCCGGGATCATGCAACCATCATTCACGCCCGTGAGACGATCAATGAACGCTGTAAGGAGGACAAGCAAATGATGGCACAAATCGAAGAACTGCGACGTCGGATCGAAATGGCTTCTTTATAG
- a CDS encoding DUF721 domain-containing protein: MGQRRNHNLPREEPPHKPRYGTGRKWEQARPRTEHDQRVAGVLESLFEALGVQRRVREQAALKVWDDVVGAQIASVARPQGIENGVLTVKVKGAAWKNELTYLETGIRTRLNAALASDLVRTIKFL, translated from the coding sequence ATGGGACAGCGCAGGAACCACAACCTTCCCCGTGAAGAGCCCCCCCACAAGCCCCGCTACGGCACCGGCCGGAAGTGGGAGCAAGCCCGTCCTCGCACCGAACACGACCAGCGCGTCGCCGGCGTCCTCGAGTCGCTCTTCGAAGCGCTTGGCGTCCAGAGACGCGTTCGCGAGCAAGCCGCGCTGAAGGTCTGGGACGACGTCGTAGGCGCACAAATTGCGTCCGTGGCACGTCCGCAGGGCATCGAAAACGGCGTCCTGACCGTTAAGGTGAAAGGTGCCGCCTGGAAGAATGAACTGACCTACCTTGAAACCGGGATTCGCACCCGGCTCAACGCCGCCCTCGCCTCCGACCTTGTCCGGACGATCAAGTTTTTGTAA
- a CDS encoding polysaccharide deacetylase family protein produces MIDLLPDLAARILPDVASRGQGRHIYLTFDDGPDPDITPQLLDHLGHASVRAAFFLTGRQVERHPDIARRIIREGHILGSHGYDHRPLTFASPGRAGADLDRADAAIRQATGFCPFLYRPPYGRIGPGVYRAARLRERRIVLWRYAPGDWKPLGRELLAARLLRNVGPGDIVLLHDRGAGVGDLIAALPEVLAEWQRRGMTFTALP; encoded by the coding sequence GTGATTGATCTTCTCCCCGATCTTGCCGCGCGGATCCTGCCGGATGTTGCGTCGCGAGGTCAAGGCCGGCACATCTACCTCACCTTTGACGACGGTCCCGATCCCGACATCACACCGCAACTGCTCGACCATCTCGGGCATGCATCCGTCCGGGCTGCCTTCTTCCTGACGGGCCGGCAGGTGGAGCGGCACCCCGACATTGCCCGTCGGATTATTAGGGAAGGGCATATCTTAGGCAGCCATGGCTACGACCATCGCCCCTTGACGTTTGCTTCGCCGGGAAGGGCTGGTGCCGACCTCGACCGTGCCGATGCGGCGATCCGCCAGGCGACCGGGTTCTGCCCGTTCCTCTACCGTCCGCCGTATGGACGGATTGGACCGGGCGTCTATCGCGCCGCCCGACTGCGCGAACGGCGAATCGTCCTCTGGCGCTACGCCCCGGGCGACTGGAAACCGCTCGGCCGGGAATTGCTCGCCGCGCGACTGCTTCGTAATGTCGGACCGGGTGACATCGTCCTCCTGCACGACCGGGGAGCGGGGGTAGGCGACCTGATTGCCGCTCTGCCCGAAGTCCTGGCGGAATGGCAGCGGCGCGGGATGACCTTCACCGCGCTGCCGTAG
- the gyrB gene encoding DNA topoisomerase (ATP-hydrolyzing) subunit B: protein MLEAGTYSASDIQVLKGLEAVQRRPAMYIGDVSARGLHHLIYEVVDNSIDEAMGGYCSRITVVLNADGSVTVEDNGRGIPVDIHPEEKKSALEVVMTVLHAGGKFDRHTYKVSGGLHGVGVSVVNALSLRCRVEVGRFKRLHIQEYRRGDPLGPVKDLGPTDFQGTRTTFLPDPEIFKNPEWHYSTVVGRLRELAYLNRGLEIILNDERPGEERSERFHYEGGLSEFVRYLDETRQALISKPIHITGERDGVPVEIALQWNDSYTENIFTFVNNINTVEGGSHLAGFKTALTRTLNSYALRNQIFKNDKFTLSGEDCREGLTAVISVMVAEPQFEGQTKTKLGNSEVKGIVETVFGDGLARYLEENPSVAKKVLEKSVQAARARDAARKARELVRRKGALESGELPGKLADCSINDPEHCELYLVEGDSAGGSAKQGRDRRFQAILPLRGKILNVEKARLDKILGNAEIRTMIAAIGAGFRLSGEEEEEVSGNENGNGNGNGSGGFDLAKLRYGKIIIMTDADVDGAHIRTLLLTFFYRYMPELVTQGHVFIAQPPLYRVFKGREEHYAYDDEERERLADRLGGKGVNIQRYKGLGEMNPEQLWATTMDPEKRTVLKVSIEDAADADRLFSTLMGDEVEPRRRFIEENARYVRNLDV from the coding sequence ATGCTCGAAGCCGGCACCTATAGCGCCAGCGATATCCAGGTATTGAAGGGCCTTGAGGCCGTCCAGCGTCGTCCCGCCATGTATATCGGCGACGTCAGCGCTCGCGGCCTCCACCATCTCATTTACGAAGTGGTCGATAACTCCATCGACGAAGCGATGGGGGGTTACTGTTCGCGCATCACCGTCGTCCTCAATGCCGACGGGTCGGTAACGGTGGAAGACAACGGGCGCGGCATACCGGTCGATATCCATCCCGAAGAGAAGAAGTCGGCGCTCGAAGTTGTGATGACCGTCCTGCATGCCGGCGGCAAGTTCGACAGGCATACTTATAAGGTCTCGGGCGGTCTGCATGGCGTCGGGGTCTCGGTGGTCAACGCCCTCTCGCTGCGCTGCCGGGTCGAGGTGGGCAGGTTCAAGCGTCTTCACATTCAGGAGTATAGACGCGGCGATCCGCTCGGGCCGGTGAAGGATCTTGGGCCGACCGACTTCCAGGGAACGCGGACGACCTTCCTTCCGGATCCAGAGATATTCAAGAACCCGGAGTGGCACTACAGCACCGTTGTCGGGCGTCTGCGGGAACTTGCATACCTGAACCGCGGCCTTGAAATCATTCTGAATGACGAGCGCCCCGGCGAAGAGCGGAGCGAGCGATTTCACTACGAAGGCGGCCTCTCAGAGTTCGTTCGCTACCTCGATGAGACGCGCCAGGCGCTCATCTCGAAGCCGATCCACATCACGGGCGAGCGCGACGGCGTACCGGTCGAGATCGCACTCCAGTGGAACGACTCCTACACCGAGAACATCTTCACCTTCGTCAACAACATCAACACCGTCGAGGGTGGGTCGCACCTGGCGGGGTTCAAGACCGCGCTGACCCGTACCCTCAATAGTTATGCCCTTCGAAATCAGATCTTTAAGAATGATAAGTTCACGCTTTCGGGCGAGGACTGCCGGGAGGGTCTGACGGCGGTCATCTCGGTGATGGTTGCCGAGCCGCAGTTTGAGGGTCAGACTAAGACCAAGTTGGGCAACAGCGAGGTGAAAGGGATCGTCGAGACGGTCTTCGGCGACGGCCTGGCGAGGTATCTCGAGGAGAACCCCTCGGTCGCGAAGAAGGTGCTGGAGAAGTCCGTCCAGGCTGCGCGGGCGCGGGATGCGGCAAGGAAGGCTCGTGAACTGGTGCGGCGCAAAGGAGCGCTCGAGTCGGGAGAATTGCCGGGCAAGTTAGCCGACTGCTCGATCAACGACCCCGAGCACTGCGAACTCTACCTTGTGGAGGGCGATTCGGCGGGCGGGTCCGCCAAGCAGGGTCGGGACCGCCGGTTTCAAGCCATTCTGCCGCTTAGGGGAAAAATCCTGAATGTCGAAAAGGCGCGGCTCGACAAGATTCTCGGCAACGCCGAAATCCGCACTATGATCGCGGCAATAGGGGCCGGCTTCAGGCTGTCGGGCGAAGAAGAAGAGGAAGTATCCGGCAACGAGAACGGCAACGGCAATGGCAACGGATCGGGTGGCTTCGACCTGGCCAAACTGCGCTACGGCAAAATCATCATAATGACCGACGCCGACGTCGATGGCGCGCACATCCGGACGCTGCTGCTGACCTTTTTCTATCGCTATATGCCGGAATTGGTCACGCAGGGGCACGTCTTTATCGCCCAGCCGCCGCTCTACCGGGTCTTCAAAGGCCGCGAGGAGCACTATGCCTACGACGACGAAGAGCGCGAGCGGCTCGCCGACCGGCTCGGCGGCAAAGGCGTCAACATCCAACGTTACAAAGGCTTGGGGGAGATGAACCCGGAGCAACTCTGGGCCACGACGATGGACCCCGAAAAGCGGACCGTGTTGAAGGTCTCGATCGAGGACGCGGCAGATGCCGACCGGCTCTTCTCGACCCTGATGGGGGACGAGGTCGAACCGCGCCGCCGCTTCATCGAGGAGAACGCGCGGTATGTCCGGAATTTGGATGTGTAG